GGTAGGGGGGTCTAAATCTCTACCACTTTTTGCCCCGGAAACGGGCGTGGGGTAACGCGTGAAAATTCGCGGTTTCAAACAGTGCGGCGATATTTACCGACGAGTACACTGGAATAACCGAGGTTACAAGTCTATTGTTTGGAGATGTGTCAGTCGTTTGGAGGAAAAAGGGTCTGAATGTACGGCTCCTACCATAAACGAGGAAACATTACAGACAGCAGTGGTTAAGGCTATTAACGAACTTTTGGTTAACAAAGAACCCTTCCTCTCAACGTTACAGAAAAACATAGCTACAGTACTTAATGAAGAAAATGATAATGCCACCGATGATATTGATAGCAAATTGGAAGAATTGCAGCAGCAGCTCCTTATACAAGCAAAATCCAAGAATGACTATGAAGATGTAGCTGATGAAATATATCGACTTCGGGAATTAAAGCAGAATGCACTTGTAGAGAATGCAGAGCGAGAAGGGAAAAGGCAACGAATCGCTGAAATGACTGATTTCTTGAATGAGCAAACCAGCGAGTTAGAGGAATATGATGAGCAGTTAGTAAGGCGGCTTATTGAAAAAGTTACGATCCACGATGACAGGATTGAGGTGGAATTTAAGTCAGGCATTAGTATAGACATTGAAAATTGAATAGAAAATGTTATTAGAATCTAACACCTTGCTGAAATGCAGGGTGTTTTTTAATGAGCAAATACAAATTAGTTTATTAGTATTTACAAAATACAAATTAGTGGTATAATTTGTAATAGAGTAAATAGCGGAGGTGTAAACGGTGAATAAGAACGTGACCTTTACAGTTGATGCAGATGTGTATGAGAAATTCTGCATCGCATTGAATTTGACAAATGAAACAAAAGATGCTGCAGTGGAAAGCTGTATGCGTTGGTATATTGCAAAAACTTTTGAAAAAGCATCACAAGCCTATAACCCAAAAACAGTAGCAAAACAGAATGAAGATATAAACAAGGATTTTTACGGAAAAGCAAATCAACGAATCCCAGTATGGGCTGTTAAGCCGAATCAATACAACCACAAGATCATCCGGGCTTATTTTAAGGCTGTTGCTGCCACAGGTCGTGCTACTATAGATATGATGGAACGCTTATGCAGTGACGAAAACAACCCGGAACTGTATGTGCCGACTTTTAAGAATAATTACTCACAGATGAAGTTGGATGGACCTAAGAGCCACGGTAAAGTATTTGAGGATGACGGTGAAACGGTAACAATCTGGCACGAGGTAGAAGATACTTTGATGAAATATAAATCGAGTTTTTGTGATTAAAGGAGGCAACGAGTATGAGTAGATTAATAGAGAACAGCATCACAATATACGAGGCTTTACAGAACATCAGAGACGGAAAGTATGTAATGCCTGCATTTCAAAGACAATTTGTATGGAGTATGGAGCAAATAGAGAAATTATGGGATTCAATATTATTAGATTATCCTATTGCCACATTTCTGTTCTGGCACGTTGATGATTCCAATGTAACATGGGATACCTATTTCTGTAACTTTTTATCTGAAGTAACATTTGACAGTAGAAAACAGGCTGACAGTGTAAATTATGAATTAACCAGCATTAATGTTAAGAATACTGATACAGCGGTGCTGGATGGACAGCAGAGATTGACTTCTTTGTACTTATCATTGTTTGGAGAAGGGTATATCCGTCCGAATTATGCAAGAAAGAAATCCGGGGACAGGCTTGTTACCAAACTATTAATAGAACTGAACAAGAACAAAATTTCTGTGGATGAAGAAGAGTATAACAGTAAGAAATTTGACATTAAGTTTAGTGAAAAAATCGGAAGGTTAAGTCCTACACAATTTGAAATCAAAAACATCATCGATCAAAAATTTCAAGATGACTCTACGAGAGAAAAGGCCATCGAGGATGCTATTGTCAATGTTCCTGCAGACAGTAAGGAATATGCTCGAAAAATTCTTAAAAAACTATACAATAAAATTTTTGTTGAAAAGCTGATCAGATATACGGAAATAACAGATATGAAACAAGATGATGCACTGGAGATGTTTGTAAGATTTAATAGTGGTGGTAAGCCATTGCGTAAGTCTGAAATTACGATGTCTATTCTTGAGGCATATTGGCCGAGTGCAAAGACAGAGTTCGGAAAGATACTTGTTGACTCATATGCAAATTTTGGGACGGATTTTATTATTCGTTCTGCACTGATGCTTTATGGTGATGTTGTAAAATCTAATATCAGTAAAAAAATAGCGGAAGAATTGAAGAATAACTGGAATGCCTTTAAGAAAGCATTGAAGGATCTGGAAAGAGTACTTAAAGGAATGAAGATTGAGGTGAGCCGTTTTTCAAGTAGTTGGAACGTGTTATTGCCTATCATCTATTACATTTATTATAATCCTGATTTTGATAAAAACACTGAAGGTGTCCGTGCTTATTTGCTAAGAGCAATATTTTTTACATATTTCCAATCTGGAACAACAGGAAAATTACAACAGATGAAAAGTAATATCAATAGCTTTGACTATGAAATTACCATCGAAATGCTTAACCAGATGAATGATCTAAGAGTAACGGATGGCAAAATCGAAGATGTCCTTAATTCAGAAAAAGGCAGCAGAGTTGCTGGAGAGGTTTTGTATTACTTGAACCTTGACTGGACAAATAAAAATTTCAAGTACGAGCAAGATCATTTGCATCCCGAGAGCAGATTTAACGGTAGCAAACCGATTTCTGTTAGTATGGAAGATTGGAAAAGATGGCGTGGAATGCGAAATCGTCTGCCTAATTTACATCTACTTGAAGGTAGAAGCAATGGTAGCAAGAATGATATGCGTCTCGTAGACTATTACAACGATATGAACGATGAACAAAAGGCGGAATTTTGTAAACAAGCCATGATTCCGCAAGATGTATCACTTGAAATAGAGGACTTTGAAATATTTTACGAGAAAAGAAAGGCTATACTTACGGAAAAGATACGTGAGCTGTTAGGGTAATATCTTAGTTCCATAGTGAATTAAAAAATCGTGCGAGGTGCAAATTTTCAATATTTGAGGAGATAAAAGAAATATGTTTATTTTTCAAACAAGACCTTTTTGGAGAAGTATGGGGGTTGCAATAGATAAGGTACAAAAAAGATATAAAGAATTCTTTGGAGAACATAAACTGGTTATTGATAATCGAGATGAGGCACTTAAACTCTTGCTTAATGTTATCACAACAATCCAAAACAGAATGGTAAATAAGTTAAAACATGAAAACTCATATGATATGTTTATGAAATTATATTACATTTTTGACGAAGTGCATTATTTTT
The genomic region above belongs to Defluviitalea saccharophila and contains:
- a CDS encoding recombinase zinc beta ribbon domain-containing protein, which codes for MKIRGFKQCGDIYRRVHWNNRGYKSIVWRCVSRLEEKGSECTAPTINEETLQTAVVKAINELLVNKEPFLSTLQKNIATVLNEENDNATDDIDSKLEELQQQLLIQAKSKNDYEDVADEIYRLRELKQNALVENAEREGKRQRIAEMTDFLNEQTSELEEYDEQLVRRLIEKVTIHDDRIEVEFKSGISIDIEN
- a CDS encoding DUF262 domain-containing protein → MSRLIENSITIYEALQNIRDGKYVMPAFQRQFVWSMEQIEKLWDSILLDYPIATFLFWHVDDSNVTWDTYFCNFLSEVTFDSRKQADSVNYELTSINVKNTDTAVLDGQQRLTSLYLSLFGEGYIRPNYARKKSGDRLVTKLLIELNKNKISVDEEEYNSKKFDIKFSEKIGRLSPTQFEIKNIIDQKFQDDSTREKAIEDAIVNVPADSKEYARKILKKLYNKIFVEKLIRYTEITDMKQDDALEMFVRFNSGGKPLRKSEITMSILEAYWPSAKTEFGKILVDSYANFGTDFIIRSALMLYGDVVKSNISKKIAEELKNNWNAFKKALKDLERVLKGMKIEVSRFSSSWNVLLPIIYYIYYNPDFDKNTEGVRAYLLRAIFFTYFQSGTTGKLQQMKSNINSFDYEITIEMLNQMNDLRVTDGKIEDVLNSEKGSRVAGEVLYYLNLDWTNKNFKYEQDHLHPESRFNGSKPISVSMEDWKRWRGMRNRLPNLHLLEGRSNGSKNDMRLVDYYNDMNDEQKAEFCKQAMIPQDVSLEIEDFEIFYEKRKAILTEKIRELLG